A region of the Kitasatospora viridis genome:
CGGGTTCTTCTCCCGTTCCATGCCCGTGGGGTCGTCGATCCACATCGGGATGGTCTTGCCCGCCAGGCTGCGCATGGTGAAGGCCCGGGTGCCGTGGTCCTGGTACCAGACGTAGTCGTCGGCCCACTGCACGCCGAAGTAGCCCCGGCCGTAGAGAGGCTGGACCCTTCGGGCGGCTGCCCCGCTCAGCTTAGGCATCTTGCGTCGTACGTCGCGCACAGCGATCAGCGCGGCCTGGCGGGCTGGTCCCGGTGCCAGCCCCTTCTCCACCATGATCATCCTGTCCGGGTGTGCGGACAGGTGGACCTCCGGGACCTCGACCTGAGGCACTACAGCTCCTGCTGCGACTTCGCAGCAGGCAGCGGAAGCTCAGGGGTGCTGTCTGCAGGGATGAGCCCATGGTGCTGTGCGATCAGGTGCACGAGTTCGTTGGTGCGCTCGTCCACCGCATAGTCATGCTCTGCGCGGAGTCTGTCGTGCCTGCTCTGCCGGTTCTGGGAGAGCAGCAGGATTGGTCCGGTGAATCCGGCCTGGAAGGAGTAGACCAGGTTCAGCAGGACGTACGGGTAGGAGTCCCAGGCATGTATCCAGCCGTGCGAGCTGTTGAGGACGATCCATGCCATCGTGAAGGCGGCTTGCCCGAGGATGAAGGTCCAGGTGCCCATGCTGTTGGCGACGCCGTCGGCAAGCCGGTCGCCGAGCTTGCGATCTTCATGGACAGCGATGTTGGCGGGGTGCCGGTGCAGGGCGAACAAGCTCAGTTCCTCTCACGGAGCGGTATCAGGGGCCCCCGCAGAACCTCGACGTCGCCGAAGGACTGAGGGGTGGGCCCGGTGCGGCTCAATATCGAGACCAGGGCGGTGGTGTTCGGTGGGATGAGGTAGGCGACCGAGTCCTGGTCCTCCGCCGCTGCGCGGGCGAGGTTGTAGGAGATCGCCGCATCACGCTGGTAGGGCGTTCCCATGCCGGTGCGGACGGTCGTCCTGGCAGGAACGCGCAGTTGGAGGCGCTCGCCGGTAGCGCGCATGCAGAAGTCGCCGGAGTGAGCGCGGAAGTCACTCGTGGTCTCCAGGTTGACTTCCTGGGGAGCGACGACCCCCCGGGCGGTGAAGCTCTGAGAGTCGTCACCGTCGGTGAAGATGGCAGGCCGAACGATCAGGGCCCGGTAGCCGCCCTCGAACCGCGTGCCGTAGCAGCTCGGGCATTTGTTGCGTTCCGGCTGGCCGTAGGCGGCCGAGACCCGGCTGGTGGAGCACACCGGACACAGGCCGACGTCACCAGCCTCGTGGTCCTGGGCGGTCCAGAGCAGAACGAACAGCGCGTACTCACCGAGGGCATAAAGC
Encoded here:
- a CDS encoding DUF1003 domain-containing protein; this encodes MFALHRHPANIAVHEDRKLGDRLADGVANSMGTWTFILGQAAFTMAWIVLNSSHGWIHAWDSYPYVLLNLVYSFQAGFTGPILLLSQNRQSRHDRLRAEHDYAVDERTNELVHLIAQHHGLIPADSTPELPLPAAKSQQEL